One genomic window of Polyangium aurulentum includes the following:
- the gmd gene encoding GDP-mannose 4,6-dehydratase, whose product MKRALVTGITGQDGSFLTELLLSKGYEVHGIIRRSSSFNTDRIDHLYRDPHDRGVRLLLHYGDLNDASSLQSIVAEVQPDEVYNLGAQSHVRVSFDIPEYTAEVTALGALRLLEAVRKMSVRARFYQASSSELYGKVAEIPQRETTPFHPRSPYAAAKAYAFYATQNYREAYGMFACNGILFNHESERRGETFVTRKITRAVGRIKHGLQRELFLGNLDAKRDWGHAEDYVEAMWLMLQQDTPDDYVIGTGETHSVREFLQLAFSAAGLDWQEHVRIDPRYFRPAEVDVLLADPTRAQEKLGWKPKVGFEALVQRMVASDLELAAREKRAQG is encoded by the coding sequence ATGAAACGCGCGCTCGTCACCGGCATCACGGGTCAGGACGGCTCGTTCTTGACCGAGCTGCTCCTGTCGAAGGGCTACGAGGTGCACGGCATCATCCGCCGCTCCAGCTCCTTCAACACCGATCGCATCGACCACCTCTACCGCGACCCGCACGACCGCGGCGTGCGGCTGCTGTTGCACTACGGCGACCTGAACGACGCCTCGTCGCTCCAGTCGATCGTGGCCGAGGTGCAGCCCGACGAGGTCTACAACCTCGGCGCGCAGAGCCACGTGCGCGTCTCGTTCGACATCCCCGAGTACACGGCCGAGGTGACCGCGCTCGGCGCGCTCCGGCTGCTCGAGGCCGTGCGCAAGATGAGCGTGCGGGCGCGGTTCTACCAGGCGAGCTCGAGCGAGCTGTACGGCAAGGTCGCCGAGATCCCGCAGCGCGAGACCACGCCCTTCCACCCGCGCAGCCCCTACGCCGCGGCCAAGGCCTACGCGTTCTACGCGACCCAGAACTACCGCGAGGCCTACGGCATGTTCGCCTGCAACGGCATCCTCTTCAACCACGAGAGCGAGCGCCGCGGCGAGACGTTCGTCACGCGCAAGATCACCCGCGCCGTCGGCCGCATCAAGCACGGCCTGCAACGCGAGCTGTTCCTCGGCAACCTCGACGCCAAGCGCGACTGGGGCCACGCCGAGGACTACGTCGAGGCGATGTGGCTGATGCTCCAGCAGGACACGCCCGACGACTACGTGATCGGCACGGGCGAGACGCACTCGGTGCGCGAGTTTCTGCAGCTCGCGTTCAGCGCCGCGGGCCTCGACTGGCAGGAGCACGTGCGCATCGACCCGCGCTACTTCCGCCCCGCCGAGGTCGACGTCCTGCTCGCGGACCCGACGCGGGCGCAGGAGAAGCTCGGCTGGAAGCCCAAGGTCGGCTTCGAGGCGCTCGTGCAGCGCATGGTGGCCTCCGACCTCGAGCTGGCTGCGCGCGAGAAGCGCGCCCAGGGCTAG
- the asnB gene encoding asparagine synthase (glutamine-hydrolyzing) has product MCGIFGYVTKKRAVGGPRALGAALRALRHRGPDDEASIELTSGDSRCGLAHTRLAIIDLSPAGRQPMSTADGRFTLVYNGEVYNHPELRKQLEALGVSFRGTSDTEVLLEAFARWGEAAIPRFRGMFALGIWDADRRSLLLARDHMGIKPLYFTAGPDGLAFASEVRALVAAGFAEPRPSRRAIASYLATGSVAEPDTIFEGVSPLPPGTILEYTDAGPRLSPYWELPLETAPPADRASAIEDVRATLADAIRLRLVADVPLGVFLSGGMDSTVIASFAARASSRPLNTFTVTFDEEAYSEERHAAEVARRIGSEHHQVRLSGGETMKSLPAAIDALDQPSVDGFNTYFVSKAARAAGLKVALSGLGGDEVFAGYASFSRFGPLLAAGRAGRRMMPLFDRAARALGKPFGALPQRGRKLLDALRAGGSPEKTYGVMRSMFDLGQISALLSPELAHEAASLPLNVPERLEPLVERGAMDPENAYSALEISNYLRNTLLRDTDVMSMSHALEVRVPLVDHVLVERVIRLPGDMKVGGGLNKPLLAAAAGDLPESVLRRPKMGFCLPFAEWMKGPLRGWAEEALLGEATRRLGFLNADAVARLWRAFLEGDRRVSASRVFCLITLAAYFGSHEALF; this is encoded by the coding sequence GTGTGCGGCATCTTCGGTTACGTCACGAAGAAGCGCGCCGTGGGCGGACCACGCGCGCTCGGCGCCGCCTTGCGCGCCCTGCGTCACCGAGGACCCGATGACGAGGCCTCGATCGAGCTGACGAGCGGCGATTCGCGCTGCGGCCTCGCGCACACGCGCCTCGCCATCATCGACCTCTCCCCCGCGGGCCGGCAGCCCATGTCGACCGCCGATGGCCGCTTCACGCTCGTCTACAACGGCGAGGTCTACAACCACCCCGAGCTGCGCAAACAGCTCGAGGCGCTCGGGGTGAGCTTTCGCGGCACGAGCGACACCGAGGTCCTGCTCGAGGCCTTCGCGCGCTGGGGCGAGGCGGCCATCCCGCGCTTCCGCGGCATGTTCGCGCTCGGCATCTGGGACGCCGATCGCCGATCGCTCCTGCTCGCGCGCGACCACATGGGCATCAAGCCCCTCTACTTCACGGCCGGCCCCGATGGCCTCGCCTTCGCGTCCGAGGTGCGGGCGCTCGTCGCCGCGGGTTTTGCCGAGCCGAGGCCCTCGCGGCGCGCCATCGCGAGCTACCTCGCCACCGGCTCCGTCGCCGAGCCCGACACGATCTTCGAGGGCGTCTCGCCGCTCCCACCGGGCACGATCCTCGAATACACCGACGCGGGCCCGCGCCTGTCGCCCTACTGGGAGCTGCCCCTCGAGACGGCCCCGCCCGCGGATCGCGCCTCGGCGATCGAGGACGTGCGCGCGACGCTCGCGGACGCCATCCGGCTGCGGCTGGTCGCCGACGTGCCGCTCGGCGTCTTTCTCTCGGGCGGCATGGACAGCACGGTGATCGCGTCGTTCGCGGCGCGCGCCTCCTCTCGGCCGCTCAACACCTTCACCGTCACCTTCGACGAGGAGGCGTACAGCGAGGAGCGCCACGCGGCCGAGGTCGCGCGGCGGATCGGCTCCGAGCACCACCAGGTTCGCCTCTCCGGCGGCGAGACGATGAAGAGCCTGCCCGCGGCGATCGACGCGCTCGATCAGCCCTCGGTCGACGGCTTCAACACCTACTTCGTGTCGAAGGCCGCGCGCGCCGCCGGCCTCAAGGTCGCGCTCTCGGGGCTCGGCGGCGACGAGGTTTTCGCCGGTTACGCGAGCTTCTCGCGCTTCGGCCCGCTCCTCGCCGCAGGCCGCGCCGGTCGCCGGATGATGCCCCTCTTCGACCGCGCGGCCCGCGCCCTCGGCAAGCCCTTCGGCGCCTTGCCCCAGCGCGGCAGAAAGCTCCTCGACGCGCTGCGCGCCGGCGGTTCGCCCGAAAAGACCTACGGCGTCATGCGCTCGATGTTCGACCTCGGGCAGATCAGCGCGCTGCTCTCCCCCGAGCTCGCCCACGAGGCCGCGAGCTTGCCGCTCAACGTGCCCGAGCGGCTCGAGCCGCTCGTCGAGCGCGGTGCGATGGATCCGGAGAACGCCTACTCCGCGCTCGAGATCTCGAACTACCTGCGCAACACGCTGCTGCGCGACACCGACGTGATGAGCATGTCCCACGCGCTGGAAGTGCGCGTGCCGCTCGTGGATCACGTCCTCGTCGAGCGCGTGATCCGCTTGCCCGGGGACATGAAGGTCGGCGGCGGGCTCAACAAGCCCCTGCTCGCCGCGGCTGCGGGCGACTTGCCCGAGAGCGTGCTGCGCCGGCCCAAGATGGGCTTCTGCCTGCCCTTCGCGGAGTGGATGAAGGGGCCGCTACGCGGGTGGGCCGAGGAGGCGCTTCTCGGCGAGGCCACGCGCCGCCTCGGCTTCCTGAACGCCGACGCCGTCGCGCGGCTGTGGCGCGCTTTTCTCGAGGGAGACCGCCGGGTGAGCGCCTCGCGCGTCTTCTGTCTGATCACGCTCGCCGCTTATTTCGGGAGCCATGAAGCACTGTTTTGA
- a CDS encoding phage head spike fiber domain-containing protein has protein sequence MGGAGGIGGAGGMGGAGGSGPVAIKEWDVKEAQTTGQPPVYVLGVDWLSITCPTNLRTSQNSPSSLVTGYGPDAARPRAVGKGPGLSVENRRTNRIHNSDTWGGTGMPAAEGWTKSTMSPSAAEGPAQGSSATQFDSAGTQQSNYVSGLPSGYASAWLKGSDLAVIDGNLVVHTDANGNWDAADYVAVSSNGWQRYEISDAAGYFRLETRGDNKDPEPAPIASPTTITAYGAQHEPGADYPSSYIPTQSDERTREPDKLYVHAPGLVAPGGFFHLKLTFAPNYAHGENGASEHDLFWSDNDNRVFLRFSDNKIVLRIDGQNIESLPITWQREQAITVEAVHSLTERRLIVSGATPSNFSDAPLPLKPVSLLAPFYILGNNDGAQECADLRYIGFFPPN, from the coding sequence ATGGGCGGGGCGGGGGGGATCGGGGGCGCGGGAGGGATGGGTGGCGCGGGCGGCAGCGGGCCGGTGGCCATCAAGGAGTGGGACGTCAAGGAAGCGCAGACGACTGGCCAGCCTCCCGTATACGTGCTCGGCGTGGACTGGCTGAGCATCACTTGTCCAACCAACCTGCGCACCTCGCAAAATAGCCCTTCTTCGCTGGTCACTGGGTATGGCCCGGATGCAGCGCGGCCGCGCGCGGTAGGAAAGGGCCCGGGGCTCAGCGTCGAGAACAGGCGGACGAACAGGATCCACAACAGTGACACGTGGGGCGGCACAGGGATGCCTGCGGCCGAAGGCTGGACGAAATCCACCATGTCCCCGAGCGCTGCCGAGGGCCCTGCGCAAGGATCCTCGGCCACGCAGTTCGATTCTGCGGGCACTCAGCAATCGAATTATGTCAGCGGATTGCCGTCGGGTTACGCGTCTGCCTGGCTCAAAGGCAGCGATCTGGCCGTGATCGACGGCAATCTCGTAGTCCACACAGATGCCAATGGTAACTGGGACGCCGCTGACTACGTCGCTGTCTCGTCGAATGGCTGGCAGCGCTACGAGATTTCCGATGCCGCGGGGTATTTCCGTCTGGAGACACGCGGCGACAACAAGGACCCCGAGCCAGCGCCCATTGCTTCGCCGACCACCATCACGGCGTACGGAGCGCAGCACGAGCCCGGAGCCGATTATCCATCGAGTTACATCCCTACCCAGAGCGATGAGCGGACGCGCGAGCCGGACAAACTCTACGTCCACGCGCCCGGGCTCGTGGCGCCTGGGGGCTTCTTCCACCTGAAGCTCACGTTCGCGCCGAACTACGCGCACGGAGAGAATGGCGCGAGCGAGCACGACCTCTTCTGGTCGGACAACGACAATCGTGTCTTCTTGCGTTTTTCGGACAACAAGATTGTCCTGCGCATCGATGGCCAGAACATCGAGTCGCTACCGATCACGTGGCAGAGAGAGCAGGCAATCACCGTCGAGGCCGTCCACTCCCTCACGGAGCGAAGGCTGATCGTGTCCGGGGCTACCCCCAGCAACTTCTCCGACGCGCCGCTTCCCCTGAAACCCGTCTCGCTTCTCGCGCCCTTCTACATCCTCGGCAACAACGACGGCGCCCAGGAATGCGCCGACCTGCGCTACATCGGGTTCTTTCCGCCGAACTGA
- a CDS encoding glycosyltransferase family 39 protein, with the protein MSARGRATDPWIVALAKVLVCAVALVAGFRAVSDDDFARVVIAQSWAIAPKLDPTGTSWLPFPFWVTGGVMLAAGRDLLVARALAVVCGIGSALLVLLAARRVAHDGRGALFGAIAAAVFPWSVRLGVATVPELPTAALSLFAMTSLVGPDPGGRVRIAGGAALLAATLSRYESWPVAAAFAALSVLDALRDRDGRARLAMLFSAGLALLGPALWVAWNHHARGSALDFLDRVAAYKRALGGADESVLSRLFTYPISMARHEPEIFGALAILLGLALAPRLRPLVRDALRPYLRPLAIALFQLAALSVAMVRDGTPTHHPERAVLLLQLLLAVLAGDLAALLLPRASRRARIIAAMAAMGVLALSLVIVRRWYRGEDFLHRREEVAIGDAARSLVPPGERVLVEVVDYGHFAVTAALARPEDVVLDRDLDPRKPARASSFADRAALVGRLEETGARWLIGRPSAATAEALGPPRLVHGSFGLWASNDRPSP; encoded by the coding sequence ATGAGCGCGCGTGGCAGGGCGACCGATCCGTGGATCGTCGCGCTCGCGAAGGTCCTGGTCTGCGCGGTCGCCCTCGTCGCCGGCTTCCGCGCCGTCAGCGACGACGACTTTGCGCGCGTGGTCATCGCGCAGAGCTGGGCGATCGCGCCCAAGCTCGATCCGACCGGCACGAGCTGGCTGCCCTTTCCGTTCTGGGTCACGGGCGGCGTGATGCTCGCCGCGGGGCGCGATCTTCTGGTCGCCCGCGCGCTCGCCGTCGTCTGCGGCATCGGCTCGGCTTTGCTGGTGCTGCTCGCCGCGAGGCGCGTCGCCCACGACGGCAGGGGCGCGCTCTTTGGCGCGATCGCCGCAGCGGTCTTCCCGTGGAGCGTGCGGCTCGGCGTGGCCACCGTGCCCGAGCTCCCGACGGCGGCGCTCTCCCTCTTCGCGATGACCTCGCTCGTCGGCCCCGACCCCGGCGGGCGTGTCCGGATCGCGGGCGGCGCCGCGCTCCTCGCGGCCACCCTCTCCCGGTACGAGAGCTGGCCGGTCGCCGCGGCGTTTGCGGCGCTCTCGGTCCTCGATGCGTTGCGGGATCGCGACGGGCGCGCTCGCCTCGCAATGCTCTTCTCCGCTGGCCTCGCGCTGCTGGGTCCCGCGCTCTGGGTCGCCTGGAACCATCACGCCCGCGGCAGCGCGCTCGACTTTCTCGATCGCGTCGCCGCCTATAAACGCGCGCTCGGCGGCGCGGACGAGTCGGTCCTGTCGCGCCTGTTCACCTATCCGATCTCGATGGCCCGGCACGAGCCCGAGATCTTCGGCGCGCTCGCGATCCTCCTCGGCCTCGCGCTCGCGCCTCGCCTGCGCCCGCTCGTGCGCGACGCGCTCCGGCCTTATCTGCGCCCGCTCGCGATTGCGCTTTTCCAGCTCGCCGCCCTCTCGGTCGCGATGGTCCGCGACGGCACGCCCACGCATCATCCCGAGCGGGCGGTGCTCCTCTTGCAATTGCTCCTCGCGGTCCTCGCGGGCGACCTCGCCGCGCTCCTCCTTCCCCGCGCGAGCCGCCGGGCGCGCATCATCGCGGCAATGGCTGCGATGGGCGTCCTCGCGCTGAGCCTCGTCATCGTGCGGCGCTGGTATCGGGGGGAGGATTTTCTGCACCGGCGCGAGGAGGTCGCGATCGGCGACGCCGCGCGTTCGCTCGTGCCGCCTGGCGAGCGCGTGCTCGTGGAGGTCGTCGATTACGGCCACTTCGCGGTCACGGCTGCCCTCGCGAGGCCCGAGGACGTGGTGCTCGATCGCGACCTCGATCCGCGCAAGCCCGCGCGGGCGTCGAGCTTTGCCGACCGGGCTGCGCTCGTGGGGCGGCTCGAGGAGACGGGCGCGCGCTGGTTGATTGGGCGTCCTTCGGCGGCGACGGCCGAGGCGCTCGGGCCGCCGCGGCTCGTTCACGGGTCGTTCGGGCTCTGGGCCTCGAACGATCGCCCTTCCCCCTGA
- a CDS encoding acyltransferase, which produces MEKPSIAASGLLARGHFFVHVSAFVDEPAQIGEGSRIWHFCHVMAGARVGRRCVLGQNVFVAGGVAIGDDVRIQNNVSLYEGTIVEDAVFLGPSCVLTNVTNPRAEVSRRGAFERTLIRRGATVGANATIVCGVTVGRYAFVGAGAVVTRDVPDYALVTGVPARRVGWMSRHGQKLPRPDAEGVMQCPESGLRYRLEAGGVRCLDIDEEAPIAADERGAGMPYLGRGEGAR; this is translated from the coding sequence GTGGAAAAACCTTCGATTGCAGCGAGCGGCCTCCTTGCGCGCGGCCATTTCTTCGTGCACGTCTCGGCCTTCGTCGACGAGCCGGCGCAGATCGGGGAGGGCAGCCGCATCTGGCATTTTTGTCACGTGATGGCCGGCGCGCGCGTGGGCCGGCGCTGCGTGCTCGGGCAAAACGTCTTCGTCGCCGGCGGGGTCGCGATCGGCGACGACGTACGCATCCAGAACAACGTCTCGCTCTACGAGGGCACGATCGTGGAGGATGCCGTCTTCCTCGGCCCCTCGTGCGTTTTGACAAACGTCACCAATCCGCGCGCCGAGGTCTCGCGGCGCGGGGCGTTCGAGCGCACCTTGATCCGGCGGGGGGCGACCGTGGGCGCCAATGCGACGATCGTGTGTGGCGTGACCGTGGGCCGGTATGCGTTCGTGGGTGCGGGGGCGGTGGTGACGCGGGACGTGCCTGATTATGCGCTGGTGACCGGCGTGCCTGCGCGGCGGGTGGGCTGGATGAGCCGGCACGGGCAAAAGCTGCCGCGCCCGGACGCCGAGGGCGTCATGCAATGCCCCGAGAGCGGATTGCGATACCGGCTCGAGGCGGGCGGGGTGCGATGTCTCGATATCGACGAGGAGGCTCCCATCGCCGCGGACGAGCGCGGCGCGGGCATGCCCTATCTCGGCCGTGGAGAGGGAGCGCGATGA
- the secG gene encoding preprotein translocase subunit SecG: MLSTFVNIIHVFVCVFLILVVLLQQGRGGGLGAVGGSAAQVFGGRGAGNFMTRLTAICAIIFLGTSISLAYLSSAGDRELKQYENQQK; this comes from the coding sequence ATGCTAAGCACGTTCGTCAACATCATCCACGTCTTCGTCTGTGTCTTCCTGATCCTCGTGGTCTTGCTGCAGCAGGGCCGCGGCGGCGGGCTCGGCGCGGTGGGCGGAAGCGCCGCGCAGGTGTTCGGCGGCCGCGGCGCAGGCAACTTCATGACGCGCCTGACCGCGATCTGCGCGATCATCTTTCTCGGGACGAGCATCTCGCTCGCGTACCTGTCTTCGGCCGGCGACCGCGAGCTGAAGCAGTACGAGAATCAGCAGAAGTAG
- a CDS encoding DegT/DnrJ/EryC1/StrS family aminotransferase has protein sequence MKVPFFDRTRGDCAVEGELVEALRRLVTSGQYVLGREVEGFERRAVEYLGAAHAIGVSSGTDALLVSLMALGVGPGDEVICPAYSFFATAGAIARLGAQPVFVDVREADLAIDPEALARRVSPRTRAVVPVHLFGLAAPMDAIRQASGTAPVVEDAAQAFGARDGGRSVGTMGALGCFSFFPTKNLGGFGDGGLVTTEDAALAERVRVLRVHGGKPKHHHALVGGNFRLDALQAALLGVKLAGVDALTEGRRAHAARYRALFAEKGLLGSVELPPDTPEHTYNQFVIRVRDGKRDALRDALKEWGVGTEVYYPVALPHQPCFAHLGHRPGDFPVAEAAARDTLALPIFAELEEREVAYVVEGVARFFRDQFGGKNPM, from the coding sequence ATGAAGGTGCCGTTTTTCGACCGAACGCGCGGCGATTGCGCGGTCGAGGGCGAGCTCGTGGAGGCGCTGCGGCGGCTCGTCACGAGCGGGCAATACGTGCTCGGGCGTGAGGTGGAGGGATTCGAGCGGCGGGCGGTCGAGTATCTCGGGGCGGCGCACGCGATCGGCGTCTCTTCGGGGACGGATGCGCTGCTCGTGTCCTTGATGGCGCTCGGCGTGGGGCCTGGAGACGAGGTGATCTGCCCGGCGTATTCCTTCTTCGCGACGGCGGGCGCGATCGCTCGTCTCGGCGCGCAGCCGGTGTTCGTCGACGTGCGCGAGGCGGACCTCGCCATCGACCCGGAGGCGCTCGCCCGGCGCGTCTCGCCGCGGACGCGCGCGGTGGTTCCCGTGCACCTTTTCGGGCTCGCGGCGCCGATGGACGCGATTCGACAGGCTTCGGGCACGGCGCCCGTCGTGGAGGACGCGGCGCAGGCGTTCGGCGCGCGCGACGGGGGGCGAAGCGTCGGGACGATGGGCGCGCTCGGATGTTTTTCGTTTTTCCCGACGAAGAACCTGGGTGGTTTCGGGGATGGGGGGCTCGTGACCACGGAGGACGCGGCGCTCGCGGAGCGGGTGCGCGTGCTGCGCGTGCACGGGGGCAAGCCGAAGCATCATCATGCGCTCGTGGGCGGCAATTTCCGGCTCGATGCGCTCCAGGCGGCGCTGCTCGGCGTGAAGCTCGCGGGGGTCGACGCGCTCACCGAGGGCCGGCGAGCGCACGCGGCGCGTTATCGGGCGCTGTTCGCGGAAAAGGGCCTGCTCGGCTCGGTGGAGCTACCGCCGGATACGCCGGAGCACACGTACAATCAATTCGTCATCCGTGTGCGTGATGGAAAGCGCGATGCGCTGCGGGATGCGTTGAAAGAATGGGGCGTCGGCACCGAGGTCTACTACCCGGTCGCGCTGCCGCACCAGCCCTGCTTCGCGCACCTCGGGCACCGGCCCGGCGACTTTCCGGTCGCCGAGGCGGCGGCGCGGGACACCTTGGCCTTGCCGATCTTCGCGGAGCTCGAAGAGCGCGAGGTCGCGTACGTGGTGGAAGGCGTGGCGAGGTTTTTCCGGGATCAGTTCGGCGGAAAGAACCCGATGTAG
- a CDS encoding O-antigen ligase family protein, translating to MRDPSEHENAALPPRDEARDAPPRPAPPLRRPRERSRDRADIHGDVRPLAALIAISVVASVLAIGAVHVPTIAAVAPAAFAAAALGFRQELSRKGAVAIAFPAALAAALAGYTLLQAAPLPMSLLERIAPASADIWARALMPLGEAAPRFASLSLDPGASTVEALKWLTYAAVFSASAALSARRGATLGVAIVFVSAALVALVTVVHGLAGMTRVYGFYEPSVALAPWHTGPLLNPNTLAGYLNLGALSGMGLLFTQRPIAPRWLVAAGVALIVGVDVTSASRGGVLALPVGVVGLALLLRWQAKKRGRSSGTPSSVAWLFGAALAGGVLLAALGGTHATWSELYDKNLGKLEMLLWARPMVGDHPLFGIGRGAFESVSPAYRVNAGHVVYTHAESFPAQWLAEWGMPVGLAALAAFAWALRPARLGATRSALAAGAFCGVVVLLLQNIVDLSLEIFSVCVAMATVLGSLWGDSARTRPSHAQRARPLAARASRLVPAAAIAAGVVLPLAALRAGAPDVGADRSALRAAYEVRDPQNQGDREAMRGQIRAAMLRHPADPYFPLVGALVAYRSGHESAIPWLQRSLERALVNGRAHLLLAQVLASRGARKQAMLELRLSAEQDPSLVPHAGTLAVRWTKDFEELLGAVPEGKAGWAMLDELAVQAGIAGRPDLRARCDQAAIERNRFAFGPRLREAQALLAAMAPGDKSGVCVDRVQCAREIEGHAAALEAAQPDRSVAAQIRARLLLAEKRPEEAEALLAARCGQTSDRPECLRARTLAAAETASPEKLAAASKDLLAASCLAPVTCADTATWLGDLRLGRGEPGSALAFYARAAREDPTETRWLKLADAASRAGAHAQAADALERVAQKRGWDDALRRRVSEERARAMGAIHGP from the coding sequence GTGCGTGACCCGAGCGAGCACGAAAATGCAGCGCTCCCGCCCCGAGACGAGGCGCGGGATGCACCCCCCCGCCCCGCTCCACCCCTCCGCCGCCCCCGCGAACGCTCCCGCGACCGCGCCGACATCCACGGCGATGTCCGGCCCCTCGCCGCCCTGATCGCGATCTCGGTCGTCGCCTCGGTGCTCGCCATCGGCGCCGTCCACGTGCCCACGATCGCCGCCGTCGCGCCCGCAGCCTTCGCCGCGGCCGCACTCGGCTTCCGCCAGGAGCTGTCGCGCAAGGGCGCCGTCGCCATCGCCTTCCCCGCCGCCCTCGCCGCCGCCCTCGCCGGCTACACGCTCCTGCAAGCCGCGCCCCTGCCCATGAGCCTGCTCGAGCGCATCGCGCCCGCCAGCGCCGACATCTGGGCCCGCGCGCTCATGCCCCTCGGCGAGGCCGCCCCGCGCTTCGCGAGCCTGTCGCTCGACCCGGGAGCCTCGACCGTCGAGGCCCTCAAGTGGCTCACCTACGCCGCCGTCTTCTCCGCCTCAGCCGCCCTGTCCGCGCGCCGCGGCGCGACGCTCGGCGTGGCCATCGTGTTCGTCTCGGCCGCGCTCGTCGCCCTCGTCACCGTCGTTCACGGCCTCGCCGGCATGACGCGCGTCTACGGCTTCTACGAGCCCTCCGTGGCCCTCGCGCCCTGGCACACGGGCCCGTTGCTCAACCCGAACACGCTCGCCGGATACCTCAACCTCGGCGCGCTCTCGGGCATGGGCTTGCTCTTCACGCAGCGGCCCATCGCGCCGCGCTGGCTCGTGGCCGCGGGCGTCGCCCTCATCGTGGGCGTCGACGTCACCTCGGCCTCGCGCGGCGGCGTGCTCGCCCTGCCCGTCGGCGTCGTCGGCCTCGCGCTGCTCCTGCGCTGGCAGGCGAAGAAGCGTGGTCGCTCGTCGGGCACGCCCTCGTCGGTCGCGTGGCTCTTCGGCGCCGCGCTCGCGGGCGGCGTGCTGCTCGCCGCGCTCGGAGGCACCCACGCCACCTGGTCCGAGCTGTACGACAAGAACCTCGGCAAGCTCGAGATGCTGCTCTGGGCCCGCCCCATGGTCGGCGATCACCCGCTCTTCGGCATCGGCCGCGGCGCATTCGAGAGCGTCTCTCCCGCCTACCGCGTCAACGCGGGCCACGTGGTCTACACGCACGCCGAGAGCTTCCCCGCCCAGTGGCTCGCCGAGTGGGGCATGCCCGTCGGCCTCGCCGCGCTCGCCGCCTTCGCCTGGGCCTTGCGACCCGCGCGCCTCGGCGCGACGAGGAGCGCGCTCGCAGCCGGCGCTTTCTGCGGCGTCGTCGTGCTCCTGCTCCAGAACATCGTCGACCTGTCGCTCGAGATCTTCTCGGTGTGCGTCGCGATGGCCACGGTGCTCGGCTCGCTCTGGGGCGACTCCGCCCGCACACGCCCATCTCACGCGCAGCGCGCCCGCCCCCTCGCCGCCCGCGCCTCGCGCCTCGTCCCCGCAGCCGCGATCGCTGCTGGCGTCGTCCTGCCCCTCGCCGCGTTGCGCGCCGGAGCCCCGGACGTCGGCGCCGATCGGTCGGCCCTGCGCGCCGCCTACGAGGTCCGCGACCCGCAAAACCAAGGCGATCGCGAGGCCATGCGCGGCCAGATCCGCGCGGCCATGCTCCGCCACCCCGCCGATCCTTACTTCCCCCTCGTCGGCGCGCTCGTCGCGTATCGCAGCGGGCACGAGAGCGCGATCCCGTGGCTTCAGCGCTCCCTCGAGCGCGCGCTCGTCAACGGCCGCGCGCACCTGCTCCTCGCCCAGGTCCTCGCCTCCCGCGGCGCGCGCAAGCAGGCGATGCTCGAGCTGCGCCTGTCCGCCGAGCAAGACCCCTCCCTCGTGCCGCACGCCGGCACGCTCGCCGTGCGCTGGACGAAGGACTTCGAGGAGCTCCTCGGCGCCGTTCCCGAGGGGAAAGCCGGCTGGGCCATGCTCGACGAGCTCGCCGTTCAAGCGGGCATCGCCGGCCGCCCCGACCTGCGCGCGCGGTGCGATCAGGCGGCGATCGAGCGCAACCGCTTCGCCTTCGGTCCGCGGCTCCGCGAGGCGCAGGCCCTGCTCGCCGCCATGGCCCCGGGCGACAAGAGCGGCGTGTGCGTCGATCGCGTCCAGTGCGCCCGCGAGATCGAGGGGCACGCCGCCGCGCTCGAGGCGGCTCAGCCCGATCGATCCGTCGCCGCGCAGATCCGCGCCCGCCTGCTCCTCGCCGAGAAGCGGCCCGAGGAGGCCGAGGCCTTGCTCGCCGCGCGCTGCGGCCAGACGAGCGACCGGCCCGAGTGCCTGCGCGCCCGCACGCTCGCTGCGGCAGAGACCGCCTCTCCGGAGAAGCTGGCCGCCGCCAGCAAGGACCTGCTCGCCGCCTCCTGCCTCGCACCCGTGACGTGCGCGGACACGGCCACCTGGCTCGGCGATCTGCGCCTCGGCCGCGGCGAGCCTGGCAGCGCGCTCGCCTTTTACGCCCGCGCCGCACGCGAGGATCCGACCGAGACGCGCTGGCTCAAGCTCGCGGACGCCGCCAGCCGCGCCGGCGCCCACGCCCAGGCCGCCGACGCGCTCGAGCGCGTGGCCCAGAAGCGCGGCTGGGACGACGCCCTCCGACGCCGCGTCTCCGAGGAGCGGGCGCGCGCGATGGGCGCGATCCACGGCCCCTGA